A genomic region of Dermacentor andersoni chromosome 9, qqDerAnde1_hic_scaffold, whole genome shotgun sequence contains the following coding sequences:
- the RpS21 gene encoding small ribosomal subunit protein eS21, protein MQNEAGEYVDLYIPRKCSTSNRIIHAKDHASIQINLAIVDEQSGRATGETTAYAICGAIRRMGESDDSITRLAQKDGYVAKDY, encoded by the exons ATGCAGAACGAGGCCGGAGAATACGTGGATCTGTACATTCCCCGCAAGTG CTCTACGAGCAACCGCATCATCCACGCCAAGGACCATGCCTCCATCCAGATCAACTTGGCCATT GTGGATGAGCAGTCGGGCCGGGCGACCGGCGAAACAACGGCCTATGCCATCTGTGGTGCCATCCGCCGCATG GGGGAATCTGATGACTCCATCACTCGGTTGGCCCAGAAGGATGGCTATGTCGCAAA GGACTACTGA